The following coding sequences lie in one Carassius carassius chromosome 1, fCarCar2.1, whole genome shotgun sequence genomic window:
- the LOC132145311 gene encoding 5-demethoxyubiquinone hydroxylase, mitochondrial-like: MHRFVRPQLMLRDSKQSLLPRVGQLCTNHKSVVSSVRGYVVLPPTNDEEEKNMLHRMMRVDHAGEYGANRIYAGQMAVLGRTQISPLIQEMWDQEKQHLKKFNEILAENRVRPTLLLPLWNIAGFALGAGSALLGKEGAMACTVAVEESISEHYNSQIRTLMEKDPEKYTELLQLIKEFRDDELEHHDTGLEHDAESVPGYQLMKAIIQVGCKAAIYISERL, encoded by the exons ATGCACAGGTTTGTCAGACCTCAGCTTATGCTTCGTGATTCTAAACAGTCATTATTACCGAGAGTGGGTCAACTTTGTACAAATCACAAAT CTGTTGTGTCCAGTGTAAGGGGATATGTTGTGTTGCCTCCCACCAatgatgaagaagaaaaaaacatgcttCACAGGATGATGAGAGTGGACCATGCAGGAGAATATGGTGCCAACCGAATCTATGCGGGTCAGATGGCTGTTCTTGGCCGTACACAAATCAGTCCACTCATTCAG GAAATGTGGGATCAAGAGAAGCAGCACCTGAAAAAGTTTAATGAGATACTGGCTGAGAACAGAGTGCGTCCTACCCTCCTGCTTCCGCTCTGGAACATAGCAGGATTTGCTCTTG GTGCTGGCTCTGCTCTCTTGGGAAAGGAAGGGGCGATGGCCTGCACTGTAGCTGTAGAGGAGAGTATCTCAGAGCACTACAACAGTCAGATCAGAACTCTAATGGAGAAAGATCCTGAGAAGTACACTGAACTGCTGCAG cTGATTAAAGAATTTCGGGACGATGAATTGGAGCATCATGACACTGGACTGGAGCATGATGCTGAATCA GTGCCTGGATATCAGCTGATGAAAGCCATCATACAGGTGGGCTGCAAAGCTGCAATCTACATCTCAGAACGTCTCTAA
- the apnl gene encoding LOW QUALITY PROTEIN: actinoporin-like protein (The sequence of the model RefSeq protein was modified relative to this genomic sequence to represent the inferred CDS: inserted 2 bases in 1 codon; substituted 1 base at 1 genomic stop codon), with product MTESAEAAAANVSSKRHATXEITNLTNDYCLFNPKVYLESGETFNPPQPTVRPLKTKVCTFTKTSANATGSIGVMTYDLFERSRNDYIETLAVMFSVPWDYNLYKNXFAVGIYRKGKECDQALYKEMYYQNNPQDFVREEANGSGINFEGKSLDIRATMCPLGGAIIKLEVWDKLLSPLSQQVC from the exons ATGACTGAGTCTGCTGAGGCTGCCGCTGCCAACGTGAGCAGCAAGAGACACGCCAC AGAGATCACCAACCTGACAAATGACTACTGCCTCTTCAACCCAAA GGTTTATCTTGAGAGTGGTGAAACCTTCAATCCACCTCAGCCCACAGTGCGCCCGCTCAAGACCAAAGTATGCACCTTCACCAAGACCAGCGCTAACGCCACCGGCAGCATTGGGGTTATGACCTACGACCTGTTCGAGCGAAGCAGAAATGACTACATCGAGACCCTGGCAGTCATGTTTTCTGTCCCCTGGGACTACAATCTGTATAAGAATTGATTTGCAGTAGGCATCTACCGAAAAGGAAAGGAGTGTGACCAGGCCCTTTATAAAGAAATGTACTATCAAAACAACCCACAGGACTTTGTGAGGGAGGAGGCCAATGGGTCAGGCATTAACTTTGAGGGAAAATCTCTGGACATAAGGGCCACCATGTGTCCTTTAGGTGGGGCTATCATAAAACTGGAGGTGTGGGACAAGCTGCTGTCTCCTTTGAGTCAGCAGGTTTGCTAA